One region of Mus musculus strain C57BL/6J chromosome 15, GRCm38.p6 C57BL/6J genomic DNA includes:
- the Triobp gene encoding TRIO and F-actin-binding protein isoform 4 (isoform 4 is encoded by transcript variant 4) encodes MSMEQDTRALLPTQGTAWATASAPVARLQGPQGDSHQACSQEPHSPSSAEAPYCDLPRCPPALQNPLRTTTCVGQSVHSLGLGLGQEPQRVWSPTTALPAEGPAAAPKNRHQDSEGIPYLEGLARSSCTDDNDNKDEDEDPNSNTSSSQDSNTPHDTSNSSSVDWDTTERPGVVPSRNRLTEMIPRRPQEGLRADSARKATRSPARGDTAGQRKENSGSGGQSAGQHWAKLRSESGYFSLERQRSGQTQASSGTPPSGPRGTTQASSAQRDVFQAAPAQEAPQTSSLPRNTQRDTQRSTPRTSSPSRVSQRDTPRVMSTQRKNTPLSSPLRATPETLKISAPEDGTHVTPSPCVQDSSLNRTSQRDSSRTPCIQWDNPRASSPNRTTQRDNPRTPCTQRDNPRASSPNRTTQRDNPRTPCTQRDNPRASSPNRTTQRDNPRTPCAQRDNPRAASPNRSTQRDSPRTPCAQRDNPRASSPNRTAQRDNPRTPCAQRDNPRTSCTSQNTPRTPSTQADKTTASCSKWEHLRSACTQRDNPRTFSQGCTQKDNPGPPSPRRATQGSNSRNPSPHRTNKDIPWASFPLRPTQSDSPRTSSPSRTKQNQVPWASISLRPTQGDKPQTSAPTRLAHNDPPQQYSPSLATTSSSSHNPGHSSASRTSSPLHAAPRGAPQTSLESSQPPCTVCIGHRDAPRASSPPRYFQYDPFPFFPDPRSSESESPHHEPPYMPPAVCIGHRDAPRATSPPRHTQFDPFPFLPDTSDADNESPQHDPPQFPPPVCIGYRDAPRASSPPRQFPEPSFFQDLPRASTESLVPSTDSMHEPPHIPTPVCIGHRDAPSFSSPPRQAPEPSLFFQDPPGTSMESLAPSIDSLHGCPLLPPQVCIGHRDAPRASSPPRHPPSDIGLLAPSPPPGSSGSRGSAPPGETRHNLEREEYTMLADLPPPRRLAQRGPEPQAQGSNEGRTRSPGRAEVERLFGQERR; translated from the exons AGCACTGCTGCCCACCCAGGGCACTGCCTGGGCTACAGCCTCTGCCCCAGTCGCCAGACTCCAGGGTCCCCAGGGAGACTCCCACCAGGCCTGCTCTCAG GAGCCTCACAGCCCTTCCAGTGCTGAGGCACCCTACTGCGACCTGCCTCGCTGCCCACCGGCCCTGCAGAACCCACTCCGCACCACCACCTGTGTCGGCCAGTCTGTGCACAGCCTTGGTCTCGGCCTTGGGCAGGAGCCTCAGAG ggTCTGGTCCCCAACAACAGCTCTCCCTGCAGAGGGCCCTGCAGCTGCCCCAAAGAACAGACACCAGGACTCCGAGGGGATACCCTATCTGGAGGGCCTGGCCCGTAGCAGCTGCACTGACGACAACGACAACAAGGACGAAGACGAGGACCCTAACTCCAACACCAGCTCCAGCCAAGACAGCAATACCCCTCATGATACCAGCAATTCCTCTTCTGTG GATTGGGACACTACTGAGAGACCAGGGGTGGTCCCCAGCAGGAACAGACTCACAGAGATGATCCCAAGGAGGCCTCAGGAGGGACTGAGAGCTGACAGTGCTCGAAAGGCCACCAGGTCCCCAGCCCGAGGAGACACAGCAGGCCAGAGGAAGGAGA ATTCTGGCAGTGGTGGACAGAGCGCTGGCCAGCACTGGGCAAAGCTGCGATCAGAAAGCGGCTACTTCTCTCTGGAGCGACAGCGCTCAGGGCAAACCCAGGCTTCCTCCGGGACACCACCGAGCGGACCTCGGGGCACCACCCAGGCTTCTTCTGCCCAAAGGGATGTTTTCCAGGCTGCTCCTGCACAAGAAGCTCCCCAAACCTCCTCTCTGCCCCGAAACACCCAAAGGGACACACAGCGGAGCACCCCTAgaacctcctctccttccagagtATCCCAGCGGGACACTCCCAGAGTCATGTCCACCCAGCGGAAGAAtactcctctttcctctcccctcagaGCCACTCCAGAGACCCTAAAGATCTCTGCACCAGAAGATGGCACCCATGTTACACCATCTCCATGTGTCCAAGACTCCTCTCTCAACAGAACCAGCCAGCGGGACAGCTCTAGAACTCCCTGTATCCAGTGGGACAATcccagggcctcctctcccaaCAGAACTACTCAGCGGGACAACCCTAGGACTCCCTGTACCCAGAGGGACAATcccagggcctcctctcccaaCAGAACTACTCAGCGGGACAACCCTAGGACTCCCTGTACCCAGAGGGACAATcccagggcctcctctcccaaCAGAACTACTCAGAGGGACAACCCCAGGACTCCCTGTGCCCAGAGGGACAATCCCAGGGCTGCTTCTCCCAACAGAAGTACTCAGCGGGACAGCCCCAGGACTCCCTGTGCCCAACGGGACAATcccagggcctcctctcccaaCAGAACTGCCCAGCGAGACAACCCCAGGACTCCCTGTGCCCAGCGGGACAACCCCAGGACCTCCTGCACATCACAGAATACCCCCAGGACCCCTTCTACCCAAGCAGATAAGACTACAGCTTCCTGCAGCAAATGGGAGCATCTGCGAAGCGCCTGCACCCAGCGAGACAACCCCAGGACCTTCTCTCAAGGCTGCACCCAAAAGGACAATCCAGGACCACCCTCGCCCCGCCGTGCCACTCAGGGGAGTAATTCCAGGAACCCTTCCCCCCACCGTACCAACAAAGATATCCCTTGGGCTTCCTTTCCCCTTCGGCCAACACAGAGTGACAGTCCCCGAACCTCATCTCCATCGCGCACCAAACAAAACCAGGTGCCTTGGGCATCCATTTCTCTCCGGCCAACCCAAGGGGACAAGCCTCAGACCTCAGCTCCTACCAGGCTAGCTCACAATGACCCTCCCCAGCAGTATTCGCCATCCCtggccaccacctcctcctcctctcataaCCCTGGCCATTCCAGTGCCTCTAGGACTTCATCGCCTCTTCACGCAGCACCTCGAGGGGCTCCCCAGACCTCTTTGGAGTCCTCTCAGCCACCCTGCACTGTGTGCATCGGGCACCGGGACGCACCTCGCGCCTCTTCCCCACCTCGCTATTTTCAGTACgaccctttccccttcttcccagaTCCCCGCTCGTCTGAGAGTGAATCGCCCCACCACGAACCCCCCTACATGCCGCCTGCAGTGTGTATTGGGCACCGTGATGCCCCCCGGGCCACTTCGCCACCTCGTCACACCCAGTTcgatcccttccccttcctcccagaCACATCAGATGCTGATAATGAGTCCCCGCAGCACGACCCCCCTCAGTTTCCCCCACCAGTGTGCATCGGGTACCGCGACGCTCCGCGGGCCTCTTCCCCACCACGCCAGTTCCCAGAGCCCTCCTTCTTCCAAGATCTCCCCAGGGCCAGCACAGAGAGCCTTGTCCCTTCCACAGACTCTATGCATGAGCCGCCCCACATTCCCACTCCTGTATGTATCGGACACAGAGAcgctccctccttctcctccccgcCACGCCAGGCCCCCgagccttccctcttcttccagGATCCTCCTGGGACCAGTATGGAGAGTCTTGCTCCTTCCATTGACTCTCTGCATGGCTGCCCACTGCTGCCCCCCCAAGTTTGCATCGGCCATCGGGATGCACCCAGAGCCTCCTCTCCTCCCCGCCACCCACCTAGTGACATAGGTCTCCTGGCACCCTCACCTCCACCAGGTAGCTCGGGCTCCCGGGGCTCAGCACCCCCAGGGGAGACCAGACACAACTTGGAGAGGGAGGAGTACACCATGCTGGCTGACCTGCCCCCACCCAGGAGGCTGGCTCAGAGGGGGCCAGAGCCCCAGGCACAGGGCAGCAACGAGGGCCGTACCCGCAGCCCTGGCCGAGCAGAGGTGGAGCGCCTCTTCGGGCAAGAGCGCAGGTGA